A window of Acropora muricata isolate sample 2 chromosome 3, ASM3666990v1, whole genome shotgun sequence contains these coding sequences:
- the LOC136912491 gene encoding uncharacterized protein: MAVKNPKNRQEEIKEEFKCRQLAARFCAMKEDYKQKLGLPKCDNLKDLSIKCLFISDNDGTGTMEVYGHPSAVRFVESSQLAAKFFAFVNGEGKLCGRSVKVPFKEIISSNKSSLRVTNMPEGINFKHPSNYGVRTLHQILSTKDNIVFQFDDRNSSSTIARSTVAPMALGVATTSTTEITSSATTNSSPLVSASQSSSTSSSSSEAVFPSSANIISPSASETVFPTSASTISQPASETVFPTTASTISQSA; this comes from the exons ATGGCTGTCAAAAACCCTAAAAACAGACAAGAGGAGATTAAAGAAGAATTCAAGTGCAGGCAATTGGCAGCCAGGTTTTGTGCCATGAAGGAAGATTATAAACAGAAATTGGG GCTTCCCAAG TGTGACAATCTGAAAGACCTGAGCATAAAATGCCTCTTCATATCGGACAATGATGGTACTGGAACAATGGAGGTGTATGGCCATCCAAGTGCCGTGCGGTTTGTGGAAAGTTCTCAGCTGGCAGCaaaattttttgcctttgtgaACGGAGAAG GTAAGTTGTGTGGAAGGTCTGTTAAAGTTCCTTTCAAAGAGATTATAAGTTCAAATAAATCTAGCCTGAGAGTCACAAACATGCCAGAGGGAATCAACTTTAAGCATCCGTCTAACTACGGAGTCAGGACCTTGCACCAAATTTTGTCCACAAAGGACAATATAGTCTTTCAATTTGATGACAGAAACTCCTCCTCGACTATCGCTAGATCTACAGTGGCACCAATGGCTCTTGGAGTCGCCACCACTTCCACTACGGAAATAACAAGCTCAGCCACTACCAACAGCTCTCCACTGGTGTCTGCTTCACAGTCCTCATCTacctcctcatcatcatcagaaGCAGTTTTTCCCTCTTCTGCTAACATTATCTCTCCGTCAGCATCAGAAACAGTGTTCCCTACTTCTGCTTCAACTATCTCTCAACCTGCTTCAGAAACAGTGTTCCCTACTACTGCTTCAACTATCTCTCAATCTGCTTGA